The Sphingomonas carotinifaciens genomic sequence CGGATCAGGGCGGCGACGGTGGACCATCGCCTGCGCCCCGAAGCGGCGGCGGAGGCGGCGATGGTGGCCAGGCTGTGCGAAACGCTGGGCGTGCCCCACGCCACGCTGGTCCCGGCGGAGCCGATCGCCGGCTCCAGCATCCAGGCACGGGCCCGCAGCGCGCGCTATGCGCTCCTGGCCGAGCATGCGCGGGCGATCGGTGCCGAGGCGATCGCGACCGCGCATCATGTCGACGATCAGGCGGAGACGTTTCTGATGCGCGCGGCGCGCGGATCGGGGCTGTCGGGCCTGTCCGGGGTGCGCGCGCGGACGGTGATCGCCGGGATCGCGGTGGTGCGGCCCCTGCTGGAATGGCGGCGTGCCGAGCTGCGCGCGATCGTCCGCCGGGCCGAGGCGCCGTTCGTGGACGATCCCGCCAATGCCGATCCGCGACACGACCGGACCCGCTTTCGCCAGTTGTTGGACCGCAACGAGTGGCTGGACCCGCCGCATCTGGCGCGCGCCGCGGCGTTGCTGGCGGAGGCGGACGGCGACATCCGCGCGACCGTGGAATGGTTCTGGGGCGAGCGGGCGCAGGTGGATGGGGACAATGTGCGGCTGCTGGCGGCGGGATTGCCGCGTGAGGTGACGCGGCGGCTGGTGCGGCGGGCGATCGGCACGGTGCGCGAGGCGGCGGGCATCACGACGCCGCCGTGGAGCGAATCGGCGCAGATCGAGGCGTTGCTCGACGGTCTGGCCGAGGGGCGGCGGGCGACGCAGGCGGGCGTGATCGGCAGTGCGCGGGGGGACATGTGGCGATTCCGCCCCGCGCCGCCGCGGCGGACCGGCTGACCAGGGCGCAAACGCCGGCATTTCGGGCCGTTCGACGCCCTTATGCGCCCGGCGATCACATTGATCGGGGTTGTTCCATTGCCATTAACCGGGCCGCGCCTATCTTGGCAGTCGGAAAGGTATCACGCACCGATGAGCGACCACGACAAGCAGCCTGGCCCCGGCAATGATGGTGGGGGCAATCCCTGGATGAAAAGCCTGCTGGTCTGGGTGGGCATTCTGCTGGCCCTGGCCCTGTTCGTGACGATGTTCGACGGCCGGACCGCGACCGCGCGTGGCAACCAGATCGAATATTCGACCTTCCTGGACAAGGTGGACGAGGGCACGGTGAAGGACGCCGTGATCTCGCGCGAATCGATCACCGGCACGCTGTCGTCCGGCGAGGCGTTCCGAACGACGCCGGTGCAGGATTCGCAGCTCATCCCGCGCCTGCGCGAAAAGGGCGTGACCTTCACCGCCAAGGTGGATGAGGGTCCCTCGGTGTGGATGCTGATGATCTACAACGCGCTGCCGTTCCTGCTTTTCCTGGGCATCGCCTTTTTCGTGCTGCGCCAGATGCAGAAGGGCGGCGGTGCCAGCGGTGCGATGGGCTTCGGCAAGAGCCGTGCGCGCATGCTGACGCAGAAGGAAGGCAAGGTCACCTTCGACGACGTTGCCGGCATCGACGAGGCGCGCGAGGAGTTGCAGGAGATCGTCGAGTTCCTGAAGGACCCGTCGAAGTTTGCACGCCTCGGCGGCAAGATCCCGAAGGGGGCGCTGCTGGTCGGCTCGCCGGGTACCGGCAAGACGCTGCTCGCCCGCGCCATCGCGGGGGAGGCGGGCGTGCCGTTCTTCACCATCTCGGGTTCGGACTTCGTGGAGATGTTCGTCGGCGTCGGCGCGAGCCGCGTCCGTGACATGTTCGAGCAGGCCAAGAAGTCCGCGCCGTGCATCGTCTTCATCGACGAAATCGATGCGGTCGGCCGTCATCGTGGTGCCGGCCTCGGCAATGGCAATGACGAGCGCGAGCAGACGCTGAACCAGTTGCTGGTCGAGATGGACGGTTTCGAGGCGAACGAGGGCATCATCATCATCGCGGCGACCAACCGTCCCGACGTGCTGGACCCCGCGCTGCTGCGTCCCGGTCGTTTCGACCGCCAGGTCGTGGTGCCGCGCCCGGATATCGATGGTCGCGTCAAGATCCTCGAAGTGCATATGAAGAAGGTGCCGCTGGCGCCCGACGTCGATGCGCGCACGATCGCACGCGGCACGCCGGGCTTTTCGGGCGCCGATCTCGCCAACCTCGTCAACGAGGCGGCGCTGATGGCGGCGCGCAAGTCCAAGCGGCTTGTCGCCATGGCCGAGTTCGAGGAAGCCAAGGACAAGGTGATGATGGGCGCCGAGCGGCGTTCGATGGTGATGACCGACGATGAGAAGCGGATGACCGCCTATCATGAGGCCGGTCACGCGATCGTGGCATTGCACGAGCCTGCCTCCGACCCGATCCACAAGGCGACGATCATCCCGCGCGGCCGCGCGCTGGGCATGGTGATGCGCCTGCCGGAACGCGACTCGTACAGCTATCACCGCGACAAGATGTACGCGAACCTGGCGGTGTCGATGGGCGGCCGTGTCGCCGAAGAGATCATCTTCGGCTATGATAAGGTGTCCTCCGGCGCGTCTGGCGACATCCAGTATGCCACCGGTCTGGCGCGCGACATGGTCACCAAATGGGGCATGTCGGACAAGGTCGGTCCGGTCGAATATTCGCAGCCCGAGGGCGAATCCTTCCTGGGATATTCGTCGTCGCAACCGGTGCGGATGTCGAACCAGACGCAGCAACTGATCGATGACGAGATTCGCGCCATCGTCGAGGGCGGTCTGGCCAAAGCCAAGCAGGTGCTGACCGACCATGTCGACCAGCTTCACCTGCTGGCGGGGGCGCTGCTCGAATATGAGACGTTGTCGGGCGACGAGATCAAGACGCTGATCGCGGGTGACGATCTGGATCGTCCCGATCCTTCGACGAAGAAGGTGACGATCGCCAAGGCGGGGACGTCGATCCCGAAGACGCGGCGGCCCAGCGGGCCGTTCGGTTCGCCGAGTCCCTTGGGGGCGTAAGCGGTTCGGCTTTGATGGGAGAAAGGCCGCGGTTCCGGAGGGAGCCGCGGCCTTTTTCGTGTAGACATGTTTTGGTGCGATTTGCCCTCTCTCCGTGGGGGAGAGGGCATTGGACGTTCTATCGCAACAGGTCCCGCCCGACGATCATGCGCATGACCTGGTTCGTGCCCTCCAGGATCGAATGGACGCGCAGGTCGCGCCAGAAGCGCTCGATCGGATAATCCATCAGATAGCCGTAGCCGCCATGCAGTTGCAGCGCGCGATCGACGACCGCGGAGCCGGTGTCGGTCGCCAGGCGCTTGGCCATGGCGGCGAAGCGGGTCTTGTCGGGTGCGTCGGCGGTAACCTTCGCGGCGGCGAGATAGAGCAGCGCGCGTGACGCCTCCAGTTCGGTCGCCATGTCGGCCAGCGTGAACTGCGTCGCCTGGAAATCGGCGATGGCCTTGTTGAACTGCTTGCGATCCTTCACATAGGTGATCGCTTCGTCCAGGCAGCGCTGCGCACCGCCCAGCGAACAGGCGCCGATGTTGAGGCGGCCGCCGTCGAGGCCCGTCATCGCGATGCGAAAGCCTTCGCCCTCCGCGCCGACGCGGTTGGCGACGGGCACGCGAACCTGATCGAACGTCACCTGGCGCGTCGGCTGCGAATGCCAACCGAGCTTGCGTTCGTTCGCGCCGAACGAGACGCCGGGCATGTCCTTGTCGATCACCAGGCAGGAGATGCCCTTGGGGCCTTCCTCACCGGTGCGGACCATGGTGACATAGACCTCGTTCTCGCCGCCGCCGGAGATGAACTGCTTGGAGCCGGTGACGATATAATCGTCGCCGTCGCGCACCGCGCGGGTCTTGAGCGCGGCCGCGTCCGAACCTGATCCGGGTTCGGTCAGGCAATAGCTGGCGAGCCGATCCATGGTGACCAGATCGGGCAGGTAGCGCGCCTTCAGATCGGGGTCGCCGTAGCGGTCGATCATCCAGGAGGCCATGTTGTGGATCGAGATAAAGGCCGAGGTAGAGGGGCAGCCATAGGCCATCGCCTCCATGATCAGCGCCGCCTCCAGCCGGCCGAGCGCGATGCCGCCCGACTCTTCCGATACGTAGATGGCGGCGAAGCCCAGCTCGGCGGCCGCCTTGATCGTGTCGCGCGGGAAGATGTGTTTCTCATCCCATTCGGCGGCAAAGGGGGTGATGCGGTCGGCGGTGAAGCGGCGGGCGAGGTCCTGGATCTCGCGCTGCTCGTCGGTCAACTGGAACTGGTCGGTCATGGCGGTCCTGTTCGGGCGATCGGATGGTTACCGGGGGGTGGGCGCTGGAGGGATCGGCGTCATCCCATGGTCGGAATGACGAACGCGTCCTGCACGCGCGACGAACCGCCATCCTCGCTGCCGGTGGACAGCGCGGAGCCGTCGGGCCAGCGTTGCGTCACCGTCTTCACCTTGGTCCAGAAGCGGACGCCTTCCATCCCATGCTGGTTGACGTCGCCAAAGGCGGAGCGTTTCCAGCCGCCGAAGCTGTGATAGGCGACCGGCACGGGGATCGGCACGTTGATGCCGACCATGCCGACATTGACCCGCGCTGCGAATTCGCGCGCGGCATGGCCGTTGCGGGTGAAGATGGCGACGCCGTTGCCGTATTGATGTTCGCTCGGCAGGCGGAGCGCGGTTTCGAAATCGGGCGCGCGGACGATCTGGAGGACGGGACCGAAGATTTCCTCGCGGTAGCTGTCCATCGCGGGCGTGACATGGTCGAACAGCGAGGGGCCGATGAAGAAGCCCTGTTCATGGCCCTGGAGCGAGAAGCCGCGGCCATCGACGACGAGCTCTGCGCCCTCTTCCACGCCCTTGGCGATCCAGCCTTCGACACGCGCCTTGTGCGCCGCGTTGACGACGGGGCCGTAATGCGCGTCGGCATCCATAGAAACGCCCACCCGGAGCGCCCCGATCGCCGGGATCAGCTTCTCGCGCAGTGCGTCCGCGGTGCGCTCGCCGACGGGTACGACGACGGGAAGCGCCATGCAGCGTTCGCCCGCCGAGCCGAAGGCGGCGCCCGCCAGATCGGCGACGACCTGATCGAGATCGGCATCGGGCATGACGATGCCGTGGTTCTTGGCGCCGCCCATCGCCTGCACGCGCTTGCCCGCCTCGACGCCGCGGCGATAGACATAGTGCGCGATGTCGGAGGAGCCAACGAAGCTGACGGCGGAGATGGCGGGGTGGTCGAGGATCGCGTCGACCATTTCCTTGTCGCCGTGGACGACCTGCAGGATGCCCTCGGGCGCGCCGGCCTCCAGCATCAGTTCGGCGAGGCGGACGGGAACGGACGGGTCGCGCTCCGACGGCTTCAGGATGAAGGCATTGCCGCACGCGATGGCGACGCCGAACATCCACATCGGAATCATGCCGGGAAAGTTGAACGGGGTGATGCCGGCACCGATGCCCAGTGGCTGGCGCATGGAATAGACGTCGATGCCGGGGCCGGCGCCCTGGGTATATTCGCCCTTCAGGACGTGCGGGATGCCGCAGGCGAATTCGATCACCTCCAGCCCACGCTGGATGTCGCCCTTCGAATCGGCGATGACCTTGCCGTGTTCGGCGGAGAGCAGATGGGCCAGCGCCTCCATCTCGCGCTCGACCAGTTCCTTGAAGCGGAACATCACGCGTGCGCGGCGCTGCGGATTGGTGGCCGCCCAGCCGGGCTGCGCGGCAAGAGCGGCGGCGACGGCGCGGTCGAGATCGGCGGCGGTGCCCAGCGGCACACGCGCCTGGACCTGGCCGCTATTGGGGTCGAACACCTCGCCGTGGCGGGTCGCCGCGGTGCCGCTGCCGGCACCGGCGATTACATGGTCGATCACGCGCATGATACTCTCCTTCGCTTCGGTGGGCTGTTGGGCCTCTTTCCAACCGTTGTAATTTCATTGCTTGGCCGCGCAAGTCTCGAATGACGGCATCGGGCCGGGGAAAAGTCGTTAACCCAGGTTCGCGAGCGGGAACGTCGAGCGCCGCAACCCATTGGGGAGGGGAGCAGATACAGGAGCTTGCCCATGACCGACCGTCCCCAGCCGCCTTATCCCGAACAGCAGCAGTCGATCCCCGGCCGTACCGATGCGATGGACCCGCGCCCCGACCATGGCGAAACCAGCTACAAGGGCAGCGGACGTCTGGAGGGCAAGAAGGCGGTGATCACCGGCGGCGACAGCGGTATCGGTCGCGCGGTCGCCATCGCCTATGCGCGCGAAGGGGCCGACGTGCTGATCTCGTACCTGAACGAGGATGACGATGCGGCCGAGACGAAGCGGCTGGTCGAGGAAGCCGGTCGGCAGGCGGTGCTGGTACCCGGCGACATCAGCGATCCGGCACAGGCGCGCGCGGTGATCGACAAGGCGGTGGAGGCGTTCGGCCGGGTCGACATCCTGGTCAACAATGCCGCGCACCAGCGCAGCTTTCAGGCGATCGAGGACATTCCCGACGAGGAATGGCAGCAGACCTTTGCCACCAACATCCATGCGATGTTCTACCTGTCCAAGGCGGCGGTCGCGCACATGGGCGAGGGCGCGTCGATCATCAACACGACCTCGATCAACGCCGACCAGCCGAGCCAGCAGCTGCTCGCCTATGCCACCACCAAGGGCGCGATCCACAATTTCACTGCCGGCCTGGCGCAGATGCTGGCCGAGCGGAAGATCCGG encodes the following:
- a CDS encoding glucose 1-dehydrogenase codes for the protein MTDRPQPPYPEQQQSIPGRTDAMDPRPDHGETSYKGSGRLEGKKAVITGGDSGIGRAVAIAYAREGADVLISYLNEDDDAAETKRLVEEAGRQAVLVPGDISDPAQARAVIDKAVEAFGRVDILVNNAAHQRSFQAIEDIPDEEWQQTFATNIHAMFYLSKAAVAHMGEGASIINTTSINADQPSQQLLAYATTKGAIHNFTAGLAQMLAERKIRVNAVAPGPVWTPLIPSTMPPEAVKTFGENTPLGRAAQPAELAPPYVMLATDEASYITGATIAVTGGRPFL
- a CDS encoding acyl-CoA dehydrogenase family protein; this translates as MTDQFQLTDEQREIQDLARRFTADRITPFAAEWDEKHIFPRDTIKAAAELGFAAIYVSEESGGIALGRLEAALIMEAMAYGCPSTSAFISIHNMASWMIDRYGDPDLKARYLPDLVTMDRLASYCLTEPGSGSDAAALKTRAVRDGDDYIVTGSKQFISGGGENEVYVTMVRTGEEGPKGISCLVIDKDMPGVSFGANERKLGWHSQPTRQVTFDQVRVPVANRVGAEGEGFRIAMTGLDGGRLNIGACSLGGAQRCLDEAITYVKDRKQFNKAIADFQATQFTLADMATELEASRALLYLAAAKVTADAPDKTRFAAMAKRLATDTGSAVVDRALQLHGGYGYLMDYPIERFWRDLRVHSILEGTNQVMRMIVGRDLLR
- a CDS encoding CoA-acylating methylmalonate-semialdehyde dehydrogenase, which gives rise to MRVIDHVIAGAGSGTAATRHGEVFDPNSGQVQARVPLGTAADLDRAVAAALAAQPGWAATNPQRRARVMFRFKELVEREMEALAHLLSAEHGKVIADSKGDIQRGLEVIEFACGIPHVLKGEYTQGAGPGIDVYSMRQPLGIGAGITPFNFPGMIPMWMFGVAIACGNAFILKPSERDPSVPVRLAELMLEAGAPEGILQVVHGDKEMVDAILDHPAISAVSFVGSSDIAHYVYRRGVEAGKRVQAMGGAKNHGIVMPDADLDQVVADLAGAAFGSAGERCMALPVVVPVGERTADALREKLIPAIGALRVGVSMDADAHYGPVVNAAHKARVEGWIAKGVEEGAELVVDGRGFSLQGHEQGFFIGPSLFDHVTPAMDSYREEIFGPVLQIVRAPDFETALRLPSEHQYGNGVAIFTRNGHAAREFAARVNVGMVGINVPIPVPVAYHSFGGWKRSAFGDVNQHGMEGVRFWTKVKTVTQRWPDGSALSTGSEDGGSSRVQDAFVIPTMG
- the ftsH gene encoding ATP-dependent zinc metalloprotease FtsH → MSDHDKQPGPGNDGGGNPWMKSLLVWVGILLALALFVTMFDGRTATARGNQIEYSTFLDKVDEGTVKDAVISRESITGTLSSGEAFRTTPVQDSQLIPRLREKGVTFTAKVDEGPSVWMLMIYNALPFLLFLGIAFFVLRQMQKGGGASGAMGFGKSRARMLTQKEGKVTFDDVAGIDEAREELQEIVEFLKDPSKFARLGGKIPKGALLVGSPGTGKTLLARAIAGEAGVPFFTISGSDFVEMFVGVGASRVRDMFEQAKKSAPCIVFIDEIDAVGRHRGAGLGNGNDEREQTLNQLLVEMDGFEANEGIIIIAATNRPDVLDPALLRPGRFDRQVVVPRPDIDGRVKILEVHMKKVPLAPDVDARTIARGTPGFSGADLANLVNEAALMAARKSKRLVAMAEFEEAKDKVMMGAERRSMVMTDDEKRMTAYHEAGHAIVALHEPASDPIHKATIIPRGRALGMVMRLPERDSYSYHRDKMYANLAVSMGGRVAEEIIFGYDKVSSGASGDIQYATGLARDMVTKWGMSDKVGPVEYSQPEGESFLGYSSSQPVRMSNQTQQLIDDEIRAIVEGGLAKAKQVLTDHVDQLHLLAGALLEYETLSGDEIKTLIAGDDLDRPDPSTKKVTIAKAGTSIPKTRRPSGPFGSPSPLGA
- the tilS gene encoding tRNA lysidine(34) synthetase TilS, giving the protein MSPDATAAAQEARFAADLTAALNHQPATVLLAVSGGPDSMAMLLLAAAAMPGRIRAATVDHRLRPEAAAEAAMVARLCETLGVPHATLVPAEPIAGSSIQARARSARYALLAEHARAIGAEAIATAHHVDDQAETFLMRAARGSGLSGLSGVRARTVIAGIAVVRPLLEWRRAELRAIVRRAEAPFVDDPANADPRHDRTRFRQLLDRNEWLDPPHLARAAALLAEADGDIRATVEWFWGERAQVDGDNVRLLAAGLPREVTRRLVRRAIGTVREAAGITTPPWSESAQIEALLDGLAEGRRATQAGVIGSARGDMWRFRPAPPRRTG